The Streptomyces nigra genome includes the window CGAACCGGCTGTACCGCCCCGTTCCCTCGCGGAGGCGCTCCGCGCGCGGGACGACGCCTCGCTGGCCGTGCTCCTGCGCAGCCGGCCCGACCTCATCACGCCCGTCCCCACGGATCTGACGCAGCTCGCGACGCGGGCCGGCACCCGGGCGTCCGTGGTGCGCGCCCTGGAGCGGCTGGACCGGTTCGCGCTGCAGACGGCGGAGGCGCTGGCCGTGGCACCGGACCCGGCGACGTACGCCGGACTGCTCGCGCTGATGGCCGGGGACGACGGCGACCCGGCGGTCGAGGGCGCCCTGCCGCACGCCCTGCGGACGCTGCGCGAGCAGGCGCTGGTGTGGGGCGCCGACGACCGGCTGCGGCTGGTCCGCACGGCCCGTGAGCTGCTGGCGCCCTCGCCGCAGCATCCGTCGCCGACCGGGCTGGGGCCCACCGTGCGGGAGGCCGCGTCCGGGATGTCGCCGGGCCGGATCCAGGAGATCGTGACGGCGGCGGGGCTGGCGTCCACCCATGACGCGGTGTCCGCCCTGGACGCGCTGACCGAGCTGTTCTCCGACCGGCGGCGCATGTCGGCGCTGCTCGACGAGGCGCCGCCGGAGTCCGTGGAGGTGCTGTCCCGGCTGGTGTGGGGGCCGCCGTACGGGCAGGTCACCGCGGACCCGGCGCCCCGGCTGCGCTGGCTGATGGACCGCGGTCTGCTGCTGCCCACCGCGCCCGGCACGGTCGTACTGCCCCGGGAGGCGGCGCTGCATCTGCGCGGCGGGCGCGCCCACCGCGCCACCGAGCCGCTGCCGCCGCCGGTGGAGCCGGCCGCCACGCACCGCCCGCAGATCGTGGACGCGACGGCGGCCGGGCAGGCGTACACCGCGCTCGCCACCATGGAGGAGCTGCTGAAGGACTGGCACGAGGGCGGGCCCGCGGTGCTGCGGGCCGGTGGCCTGAGCGTGCGCGACCTGAAGCGGACCGCCGTGGCCCTGGACGTGCCGGAGCCGGTCGCCGCGTTCTGGGTGGAGCTCGCGTACACCGCCGGCCTGGTGGCCTCGGACGGCGAGGCCGACGAGCGGTACGCGGCCACGCCCGCCTACGACGAGTGGCTGGAGCTGCCGGCGGCCGAGCGCTGGGCGGCGCTGGCCCGGGCCTGGCTGACGGCCACCCGGACGGCGGGCGTGGTCGGCGGCCGGGACGCGAAGGACCGCACGTTGTCGGCGCTCGGCCCGGGCCTGGACCGCTCGGCGGCGCCGGAGGTGCGGCACCGGGTGCTGACGCTGCTGGCCTCGCTCCCGGAGGGGGCGGCCCCGTCGGCCGAGTCGGTGCTGGCCCGGCTGCGCTGGGAGCGGCCCCTGCGCGGGCCGCAGCGCGAGGACGATCTGCGCGGCCGGCTGGCCCGGTGGACCCTGGACGAGGCCGAGCGGCTGGGTGTGACGGGGCGCGGCGCCCTGTCCTCGCACGGGCGGGCCCTGCTGGGCCTGCCCCCGGCCACGTCCGCCGGGACGGCCAAGGACGGCGCCGGGCCCTCGGCCACCGGTCCGTCCGCGGACGGTCCCGCGGGGGTGCGACGGAGCACCCCGGCGCCCGAGCCGACCGGGCCCGGCGACAAGCTGCCCGTGCACCACGAGCACCCGCGCCCCGCCCCGCAGCCCGAGCCGCTGCCGCCGGCCGAGCAGGCCGCCGCCGCGGCCGCCGCCGCCCGGCTGCTGGCGCCGCTGCTGCCTGAGCCGCTGGACCACGTCCTGCTCCAGGCCGACCTGACGGCCGTGGCGCCCGGACCGCTGCGGCGGCCCCTCGCGGACACGCTGGGTGTGCTCGCGGACGTCGAGTCCAAGGGCGGCGCGACGGTGTACCGGTTCACGCCGGGGTCGGTGCGCCGGGCCCTGGACGCCGGGCGTACCGCCTCCGACCTGCACGCCTTCCTCGCCGAGCACTCCCGTACGCCGGTGCCGCAGCCGCTGGCGTATCTGATCGACGACG containing:
- a CDS encoding helicase C-terminal domain-containing protein, producing the protein MSEPAVPPRSLAEALRARDDASLAVLLRSRPDLITPVPTDLTQLATRAGTRASVVRALERLDRFALQTAEALAVAPDPATYAGLLALMAGDDGDPAVEGALPHALRTLREQALVWGADDRLRLVRTARELLAPSPQHPSPTGLGPTVREAASGMSPGRIQEIVTAAGLASTHDAVSALDALTELFSDRRRMSALLDEAPPESVEVLSRLVWGPPYGQVTADPAPRLRWLMDRGLLLPTAPGTVVLPREAALHLRGGRAHRATEPLPPPVEPAATHRPQIVDATAAGQAYTALATMEELLKDWHEGGPAVLRAGGLSVRDLKRTAVALDVPEPVAAFWVELAYTAGLVASDGEADERYAATPAYDEWLELPAAERWAALARAWLTATRTAGVVGGRDAKDRTLSALGPGLDRSAAPEVRHRVLTLLASLPEGAAPSAESVLARLRWERPLRGPQREDDLRGRLARWTLDEAERLGVTGRGALSSHGRALLGLPPATSAGTAKDGAGPSATGPSADGPAGVRRSTPAPEPTGPGDKLPVHHEHPRPAPQPEPLPPAEQAAAAAAAARLLAPLLPEPLDHVLLQADLTAVAPGPLRRPLADTLGVLADVESKGGATVYRFTPGSVRRALDAGRTASDLHAFLAEHSRTPVPQPLAYLIDDVARRHGQLRVGAASAYVRCDDDAMLNEILADKRAAGLRLRRLAPTVLAAQSDPATLLEGLRAMGFAPAAESAEGDVLITRADAHRTPPRTAPEPVPDGPPAPDATLLAAAIRAIRAGDLASTAPRRTGGDTPAGGGGELPRTTSAETLATMQAAVLTGEALWIGYVNAEGAASQRVIAPVRVEGGFVTAYDHTADEVRTYPLHRITGVAELADDQI